Genomic window (Bosea vaviloviae):
TCAGCGCGAGCGTCAGACCGATCCACAACCCGCAGGCCAGCAGGCTGAACAGGATCGCGAACATGACGATGACTTCGATGGACATGGGCGTAATCCCGACCGGCGCACCGGTCTGCGAGTAGGGGAAGGGCGCTGTGGAGAGGCGATGCTCAGTCCGCGGGGGACGCGGCCTTCATCGAGTGGTCTTCCAGCGGCAGGCCAAGGGCTGCCTGGATGACGCGCGCGAGATATTGCAGGGTCAAAAGCAGCATGCCGAAGGTCACCACGGCCTGGGGAAACCAGACCGGCGTGTCGCTCGAGACCGAGGTCTGGCCTCGGCTGAACGAGCCCCAGGAGAAGCGCACCATCGCGTAGGTCAGGAAGCTCATGAAGGCGAAGCCGAGCAGCGCCGCCAGGACCTCCAGCGGTCGCCGCAGGGCCGGTGGCGCCTTGCCGATCAGCAGGGTGACGCGGACATGGCCTCCCGCGCGCAGCGTCATGGCGGCCCCGAAGGTGAAAGAGGCCGCCATCAGATAGGAGGAATACTCCCACGCGACCGGGATGGAGGCGGGGAAGAAGGGCAGGAAGTTCGACAGGAAGCGGGTGCCGATCTCGCACAGCATGAGCAATGTCAGCGCCAGCAGGCAGCCGCCGCCGATCCAGCCGTCGAGGCGGCTGAGCCGGTCGATTCCGTCGAGCACGGCGCGCAGGGCCGCCGGAACGGCGACCGCTTGCGGTTCGGCAAACCTTGGCGGTTCGGAGGGGGAGGCGTTGGTCACGAGCCGCGCTTCATCTCGGTGAGATAGGCCTTCACCGGCTTGTCGGCGGCGGGAACGCGCTTGAGGAAGGCGTCGAGCAGCGGCGCGGTCTTGGCGCGCAGATCGGCCATCATCGGCGCCGGCACCGGCACGATCTCCATGCCGCCCTCGGTCAGTCGCTTCAGGCTGTCGGTATCGGCCTTGACCGAGGCCGCCCAGAAATCGGGCTCGAGCTTGGCGGCGATCTCTTCCATCGCCTTGCGTTCTTCGGGCTTCAGCTTCTTCCAGCTGTCGAGATTGATCGTGACCATCTCGGACGACCAGACATGGTTGGTCGGCAGCAGGTATTTCAGGAACTCCCAGAACTTGCCGTCGACGCCCGACACCGCCGAGGTCGAGACGCCCGCGACCACGCCCGAGGCCAGCGCCGGCACAGTCTCGCCCCAGGGGATCAGGACCGGCGACATGCCCACCGCGTTGAGCATGTCGACGGCGTTCTTGTCGGGCACGCGGATCTTGATGCTCTTCAGCATCTCGACCGTGGTCGCCTTGGCCTTGAGCTGCAGATACTGCGTCGGCCAGGGCACGATGAAGAGGATCTTCTGGTTGTTGCGCTCGGCGATCTTGTCATATTCGGGCCGCACATATTTGTGCAGGATCTTGAGCTCCTCGGGCGTGCCGACGAGGAAGGGCACGCTTTCCACGCCCATGAACGGTTCGTCGCCGACCTGCTGGATGTTGAGGATATCGGCCATCGGCACGATGCCGTCGCGCACGGCGCGCAGATGCTCAGGCCCCTTGAAACCGAGCTGGCCACCGGCCTTGACCAGAATATCGACGCTGCCATTCGTCGCCTTCTTCACCTCCTCGGCGTAGCGCATGGCGTTTTGCGTGTGGAAATTGCTTTCGGGCCAGACGGTCGAGAGGTCGAGCTTGGTTTGCGCGGCAGCAGGCTGGGCCAGCATGCCGAGCAATCCCATTCCCAGCAGAAACGCGCGCCGCGCGATGCGATGGTCCGCCATGATCCGTAAGCCCTTCCGATGAAGTCGTTTGTCGATGATTGAAAGCAAATCCCCGGCCAAGAGGGGCCGGGGTGACGGCTGGTCAGCTTGCGCTGACCAACTCTTCCTCGATGTCGCGGCGCAGCAGGGCCGGGTCGCGTTCGGCCGGGTCGCCGATGCCGGCGCCGCCCGGCGTCAGGACGACCAGCCGGTCGCCGGCCGGAATTTCCTGAAAGCCCTTGCCCCTGAGCTTCTTGCCGGATTTGAGCCCGACATAGCCGGCGGCTCCGTTTCCGCCGCCATCGCGTCCGCGCGGCGGATGGTCGATCCGGTCGAAGGCCGCCAGGATCTCGAAGGAGGCGTCGACCCCGCTCTCGATCTCGATGATCTGGCCGTGGCCGCCGCGCGTGCGGCCATTGCCGCCGCTGTCGGGGCGCAGCTCCTTCTTCCAGAAGATCAGGGGCGTCTGCGTCTCGGCGATCTCGACCGGCGTGCCGCGCACGCCGCTGGGATAGGCGGTGGCCGAGAGCCCGTCCTTGTCGAAGCGCGCGCCGGTGCCGCCATTGCTAGTGACAGCCATGGCGAAACCGTAATTGCCTTGCGCGCCGGCATGCGTCCGGCCGCGCACGTTCAGATTCCACAGGCAGGAGGTGCCCTCGGCCGGCACGCGCTCCGGGATGACCTGGCGCAGGCAGCCGAAGACGACGTCGGGCAGCATCTGGCCGATGACATGGCGCGAGGACACGGCTGCCGGTTTGGGTGCGTTCAGGATCGAGCCCGATGGCGCGGAAACGGTCAGCGGGCCCAGTGAGCCGGCATTGTTGGGGATTTGGGCGGCGACGACGCAGCCCAACCCGAAGACGGTATAAGCGGTGGTATAGGAATGCGGCACGTTGATGCCGCGCTGCGCCTGCGGCGAGGTGCCAGTGAAATCGACATGGATGCCGTCATCCGAGATGGTCAGCTTGGCGGCGAGCGTGACCGGTACGTCATAGCCGTCGACGACCATCTCGTTGCGCCAGGTGCCTTTCGGCAGCTTGACGATCTCGGCCAGCACGGCTTCGCGTGAGCGCGCGCAGATATGGTCGGCGAGTTCGTCGAGCGTCTCGATGCCGAACTCGTCCATCATTTCGACCAGGCGTTTCGCGCCCATGTCGTTGCAGGCGGCGAGCGAATAGGTGTCGCCTTCGGTATCGACGGGCTGGCGCGTATTGGCGCGGATGATCGCCATGACGTTCTGGTCGACCTTGCCGGCATCGATCAGTTTCAGCATCGGCAGATAGAGCCCCTCCATGAAGACGTCGGTGGCGTCGGGCCCGAAGCCGATGCCGCCGATATCCATCAGATGGCTGGTGCAGGAAAACAGCGCGACCGGCTTGCCGTTTCTGAAGGCGGGCGTCGTCACGACGAAGTCGTTGAGATGGCCGGTACCCATCCAGGGATCGTTGGTGATGTAGGCGTCGCCTTCCTTCATCGTCTCGATCGGGAAATGGCGGATGAAGTGCTTCACCGATTCCGCCATGGAGTTGACGTGGCCCGGCGTGCCGGTGACGCCCTGGGCCAGCATCCGGCCCTGCAGGTCGAAGACGCCGGCGGAGATGTCGCCGCATTCGCGCACGATCGGCGAAAACGCGGTGCGCATCAGGATCTGGCCCTGTTCCTCCACCACCGCGATCAGGCGGTTCCACATGATCTGGAGATCGATCAGGCTGATCTTGTCGGTCTGACTCATCTGATCTCTCCTCACGCGGCTTCGCGGTCCAGAATCTGGCGGTCGAGAATTTTGCGGTCCATCACGATGCAGCCGATGGCGTCGATATGCGCGTCGAAGCTCATCGACACGAAGGTCGAGGTCTCGTCCTCGGCGATGATGGCGGGGCCGGCGATCGAAGCGCCCGGCATCATCGCCTCGCGCCGGTAGAGCGGGATCATGATGCTGGCGCCGGCCTTGCCGTCATGGAAGGAGCGGCTGCCGGAAGCCTCCGGCGCTGCCGAACTCGCGACACGCGGCGCCACTTCGGGCTTCGGAGGCTGCGTCGTGACCAGAACCGACCAGCTCAGGATCTCGATCGCGGCTCCGGGAATGGGCCGCGCGAACAGGGCGGCGTAATCGGCCTCGAAAGCGCTCCGCAGCGGGGGAATATCCTGCTCGCCCAGCACGCCGGAGGGCAAGGTCACGGTGATCTCATGGCCCTGGCCGACATAGCGCATGAAGGCGACGCGGCGCGCGATCACGGGTTCGCCGCGCGCACCGGGCTCGACCAAGGCGCGTGCTTCCAGCTCCATCTCCGAGAGAAGATCCGAGACCAGCGCCCCGTCAAAGGCGTCGAGCCTGACATGGCGGCTCCTGACCAGTTCATAGGAGACCGGCGCGGCGAGGAAGCCGACAGCCGAGCCGACACCGGCATTGGGCGGCACGATGACGCGCTTGACGCCGATCTTCTCGGCCACGCGCGCGGCATGCAGCGGGGCCGCCCCGCCGAAGGCGATCAGCGTGTGATCGCCGACGACCGCGCCGCGCTCGACCGCATGCACGCGGGCCGCGCTCGCCATGTTCTCGCAGACCATTTCATGCACGGCATAGGCGGCAGTTTCGGCATCGAGCCCGAGCGGCTCGCCGATATCGGCCAGGAGCGCCTTGCGCGACAAGTCCGGGTCGAGCGGGATGGTGCCGCCGGCGAAGGAGGCTGGGTCGATCATACCGAGCACGACATCGGCGTCGGTGACGGCAGGATGCGTGCCGCCGCGTCCATAGCAGGCGGGACCGGGCTCGGAGGAGGCGCTTTCGGGCCCGACCGTGACGCGCTTCAACGCATCGATCCGCGCGATCGAGCCGCCACCGGCGCCGATCTCGACCATCTCGATCACCGGAATGCGCACGGGAAGCCCCGAGCCCTTGAGGAAGCGGGCAGCGCGGTCGACCTCGAAGATGCGCGAGGATTGCGGCTCGAATTTCTCGATCAGGCAGATCTTTGCCGTGGTGCCGCCCATGTCGAAGGAGAGCACCTTGCTCTCGCCGAGCTGGGCTGCGGTCAGCGCGGCGAATATCGCCCCGCCGGCGGGCCCGGATTCGACGAGGCGCACCGGGAAGCGCTGCGCAGTCTCGATCGAGGTCAGGCCGCCGCCCGAGGTCACCAGGTAGATCGCGCCACGGAACTGCTCCTGCGCCAGCCCCTCGGCCATGCGGGCGAGGTAGCCCGCCATCAGCGGCTGGACATAGGCGTTGGCGATGGCCGTCGAGGTGCGTTCATATTCACGCACCTCCGGGCAGACCTCGCTGGAGAGCGTGATGCCGAGCTCCGGCATCGCAGCTTTCAGCAGCGCGCCGGTGCGGCGCTCATGCTCGGCATTGGCATAGGAATGCAGGAAGGCGATGGCGACGCTCTCGACACCGGCCGCCTTGAGTTTCGGCACGAGCGCGGCGATCGCCGCCTCATCCAGCGGCAGGCGGACCTTGCCGTGCACAT
Coding sequences:
- a CDS encoding TRAP transporter substrate-binding protein; this encodes MADHRIARRAFLLGMGLLGMLAQPAAAQTKLDLSTVWPESNFHTQNAMRYAEEVKKATNGSVDILVKAGGQLGFKGPEHLRAVRDGIVPMADILNIQQVGDEPFMGVESVPFLVGTPEELKILHKYVRPEYDKIAERNNQKILFIVPWPTQYLQLKAKATTVEMLKSIKIRVPDKNAVDMLNAVGMSPVLIPWGETVPALASGVVAGVSTSAVSGVDGKFWEFLKYLLPTNHVWSSEMVTINLDSWKKLKPEERKAMEEIAAKLEPDFWAASVKADTDSLKRLTEGGMEIVPVPAPMMADLRAKTAPLLDAFLKRVPAADKPVKAYLTEMKRGS
- a CDS encoding TRAP transporter small permease subunit, whose product is MTNASPSEPPRFAEPQAVAVPAALRAVLDGIDRLSRLDGWIGGGCLLALTLLMLCEIGTRFLSNFLPFFPASIPVAWEYSSYLMAASFTFGAAMTLRAGGHVRVTLLIGKAPPALRRPLEVLAALLGFAFMSFLTYAMVRFSWGSFSRGQTSVSSDTPVWFPQAVVTFGMLLLTLQYLARVIQAALGLPLEDHSMKAASPAD
- a CDS encoding hydantoinase/oxoprolinase family protein, whose product is MAPNQHVRLAVDIGGTFTDVVLETEAGRMTRKVLTTPSRPEEGVLDGMRLILSDARMHMSDIDVFVHGTTLATNAIIERRGAKTALIATEGFRDIIEIGTESRYDQYDLSIEKPRPLVQRALRFTLPERVDVHGKVRLPLDEAAIAALVPKLKAAGVESVAIAFLHSYANAEHERRTGALLKAAMPELGITLSSEVCPEVREYERTSTAIANAYVQPLMAGYLARMAEGLAQEQFRGAIYLVTSGGGLTSIETAQRFPVRLVESGPAGGAIFAALTAAQLGESKVLSFDMGGTTAKICLIEKFEPQSSRIFEVDRAARFLKGSGLPVRIPVIEMVEIGAGGGSIARIDALKRVTVGPESASSEPGPACYGRGGTHPAVTDADVVLGMIDPASFAGGTIPLDPDLSRKALLADIGEPLGLDAETAAYAVHEMVCENMASAARVHAVERGAVVGDHTLIAFGGAAPLHAARVAEKIGVKRVIVPPNAGVGSAVGFLAAPVSYELVRSRHVRLDAFDGALVSDLLSEMELEARALVEPGARGEPVIARRVAFMRYVGQGHEITVTLPSGVLGEQDIPPLRSAFEADYAALFARPIPGAAIEILSWSVLVTTQPPKPEVAPRVASSAAPEASGSRSFHDGKAGASIMIPLYRREAMMPGASIAGPAIIAEDETSTFVSMSFDAHIDAIGCIVMDRKILDRQILDREAA
- a CDS encoding hydantoinase B/oxoprolinase family protein, which encodes MSQTDKISLIDLQIMWNRLIAVVEEQGQILMRTAFSPIVRECGDISAGVFDLQGRMLAQGVTGTPGHVNSMAESVKHFIRHFPIETMKEGDAYITNDPWMGTGHLNDFVVTTPAFRNGKPVALFSCTSHLMDIGGIGFGPDATDVFMEGLYLPMLKLIDAGKVDQNVMAIIRANTRQPVDTEGDTYSLAACNDMGAKRLVEMMDEFGIETLDELADHICARSREAVLAEIVKLPKGTWRNEMVVDGYDVPVTLAAKLTISDDGIHVDFTGTSPQAQRGINVPHSYTTAYTVFGLGCVVAAQIPNNAGSLGPLTVSAPSGSILNAPKPAAVSSRHVIGQMLPDVVFGCLRQVIPERVPAEGTSCLWNLNVRGRTHAGAQGNYGFAMAVTSNGGTGARFDKDGLSATAYPSGVRGTPVEIAETQTPLIFWKKELRPDSGGNGRTRGGHGQIIEIESGVDASFEILAAFDRIDHPPRGRDGGGNGAAGYVGLKSGKKLRGKGFQEIPAGDRLVVLTPGGAGIGDPAERDPALLRRDIEEELVSAS